In one window of Cynocephalus volans isolate mCynVol1 chromosome 6, mCynVol1.pri, whole genome shotgun sequence DNA:
- the NDUFA5 gene encoding NADH dehydrogenase [ubiquinone] 1 alpha subcomplex subunit 5, with protein MAGALKKTTGLVGLAVCETPHEKLRILYRKILGILEQIPKNAAYRKYTEQITNERLDIVEAEPDVKKLEDQLQYGQIEEVILQAENELSLARKMIQWKPWEPLVEEPPANQWKWPI; from the exons ATGGCGGGTGCGCTGAAGAAG ACCACGGGCCTTGTGGGGTTGGCTGTATGTGAGACTCCACACGAG AAGCTAAGAATATTATACAGAAAGATTCTTGGTATTCTTGAGCAAATTCCAAAAAATGCAGCATATAGGAAGTATACAGAACAGATTACAAATGAGAGGCTGGATATTGTTGAAGCG GAGCCAGATGTTAAAAAATTAGAAGACCAACTTCAATATGGCCAAATAGAAGAGGTAATTCTTCAG gcagaaaatgaactaagtcTGGCGAGAAAAATGATTCAGTGGAAACCATGGGAGCCGTTAGTGGAAGAGCCTCCCGCCAACCAATGGAAATGGCCAATATAA